The nucleotide window GCTTCAGGACTATGATATCAGAATCAAGATATATTCCGCCATATCTGGAAATGCAACAGAAAACGAATAACTGAAGTTAGATTGATATTTACCCTCAACAGAAAAATGTTGAAGTTATGTATCGTGTACTATCCTATTCAAGGTAGCCTACACATGCTTACTTGATAATATCAGAAAGGAAGGTAATGGCCATACTCAATtcatagaaaatataaatttaacaCACACATCAAGTATTCCAAGAGCTGTTCAGCAGGCAAATTAACTCATCTTGTGTTGCGTTAAAATTGAACTTCTCATCTTAACAAAAGTTGCAGTCTTATAAAACTCAACCACCTAAGCAAATACAATATGACATCTCTGTAACTGacttaaaatttatttgtcaaaaaaaaatttatggaaGTGGAATGGAGCAAGGGGAATGAAATTTTCCGAATAATTTGGAGGGATGATATCTTGCAGACAAAACATTTCATATTTTCCCTCCACACTCCAAAACAGGGGAAAGAAATTAGTTAACTTCCCTTGTGCGACTATATTTTTAGTACACAGCtttgttaaaataaaaaattttaaaactttgatTACTCATGCATTCTCTTCAGAAATATGATCAGTAATGCCCACATAAGTTCTAGATCTATGACTATAGATATGTTTTTGTGCATGTTTACCAATACTgtaccaaataaaaaagttcaCAACAGTCACAAGTGGTGTCAAAAAACTCACTACTCCGTATAAAGATGTCTACGCAACTAAACAAGCTTACTTGTAGAGAGCAGCAAGGCGGACAAGCTCACTGTAATGAGTAGCATAATACTTCGTCTTTCTCCATTCAAACCAGGCAGAAGCAAATATGTGGGTCGGAGTATCCTTTAGTAATTCATCAAGGTTTGGCATTGCAACAGCAACTTTGTAACTATTGAAAAAGAATTGCCTCAGTACAAAATGTAGATTAGCATATCAACAAATAAATGTATTAAAATAAGCAAATTTCGAGAAATTACCCGTCCTTTACAAAGTTATCTTTAAAGAAATCAAGCTCAATTGTCTCAGAAAACACTAGAACACAGGCATCTCGATGATGGGAGAGTAAACTCTCAAGTCCCCGCTGCTGTCGAACACTATACATCCAAGGCGGAGAATTCCACACCATAAACACCCTCATATTACATTTCCCCTTCCTGAAAAATGTATCTACAAAATCCGAGAATGATAAAAAGGGACTCAAACCGGGATAGTAACCCCATCTCTTGCCATCTGCATATATAACACCTGAAAACTCATCCTTGAAGCCACCCACTTGATCAGAATCACTAATTTGTTCAACAGTGTTCCCAATCTCTTTATCAGTCGCATTACTCATATAGGATAAATTTCTATCCGTATTAGATTTTCCATTTGCACCAGAATTCAAATCCTTACCGGCCTTCCTATCATTCTCATTTTCATCAAGCTCTGTTCCTAAACCTATTCCACTTACATTCACAACACCATCTCCACTACTACTCCCCTTTTTCCCACCCTCACCGCCATTTTCATAAAGCTTCACTTCTCGGGCCCTGCTTGAAATTCCCAACTGCTTCTTCCCGGTAAATGGGACCTTCTTAAAGTGATTCAACCACCATTTCTGCAACACCTTATCACCCCTAGTCAACCCAGTAACGCCAAACGCATCAGGGTCTTGCAGCATTGGATTGTGCAAAGGGTTCAACATCTCCAGATTGGACTTAAACATCCTATCCCTCCTCAAAAAGTCGCCTTTTTTATCAAACCACTCTCCCCAGCCTTCTCTCAACGGCGAAACCTTCCTTCCCACCTTCAACAAAAGCGCGTCCTCAATGCCCACAACCTCACTCATCCTCCTCCGCACCTCCATATCCACAGGCACATCATCAGATCCAAACGCGACCTTACTCTTATCTAGTGCACCCAATCCCGCAGTAAACCCATTGTAATCCTCGTCCCAATCCTCAATTTTACGCTTATTGAAACCCCTCCTAATAACCCCAGTTACATGATCAAATACATACCCAGAAACCTTCGACTGAGAAATGTCGGATTGCGGATCCTCCTCGTCCTCCACTTCCTCGTCTTTAGGTGTCTCTTCTACGACGTCATCGAGCTCGTCGATCTTGTCCTCAGTGGCGATGGAAACGCCGTCGTTCAGCTCGTCGGAGATGAGGGGGTTGGTGAGAGAAACGTCGCCGTATTGAGCATTGGGGTTCTGGTGGCGGTAGTGGAAGTGGTGAGATTCGGAGTGGGAGAGGCGAGTGTAGAGGAGAGAGAcggagaggaggaggaggaaggcgGAGATAACGGCGCAGATGTAAACGCCGTAACGGGGTCGGTGGGGCCGTCGGGACCGAATGCTTCTCAGCATTTTGGTTCCGTTTTGGGGTTGCGAGGTTTGGGTGTCATCGGAAGAGGGCAGAGgagtgtgtga belongs to Prunus persica cultivar Lovell chromosome G4, Prunus_persica_NCBIv2, whole genome shotgun sequence and includes:
- the LOC18779931 gene encoding uncharacterized protein At4g19900; this translates as MLRSIRSRRPHRPRYGVYICAVISAFLLLLSVSLLYTRLSHSESHHFHYRHQNPNAQYGDVSLTNPLISDELNDGVSIATEDKIDELDDVVEETPKDEEVEDEEDPQSDISQSKVSGYVFDHVTGVIRRGFNKRKIEDWDEDYNGFTAGLGALDKSKVAFGSDDVPVDMEVRRRMSEVVGIEDALLLKVGRKVSPLREGWGEWFDKKGDFLRRDRMFKSNLEMLNPLHNPMLQDPDAFGVTGLTRGDKVLQKWWLNHFKKVPFTGKKQLGISSRAREVKLYENGGEGGKKGSSSGDGVVNVSGIGLGTELDENENDRKAGKDLNSGANGKSNTDRNLSYMSNATDKEIGNTVEQISDSDQVGGFKDEFSGVIYADGKRWGYYPGLSPFLSFSDFVDTFFRKGKCNMRVFMVWNSPPWMYSVRQQRGLESLLSHHRDACVLVFSETIELDFFKDNFVKDGYKVAVAMPNLDELLKDTPTHIFASAWFEWRKTKYYATHYSELVRLAALYKYGGIYLDSDIIVLKPLSSLRNSVGKEDQLAASSLNGAVMAFERNSPFIMECLKDFYMTYDDTRLRWNGADLLSRVARRFLGVRNKSVRQLQLKVQPSFIFFPITPQNISRYFTAPTTETEKAEQDALFRKILNESLTFHFWNSLTSSLIPELESLATRLIDHACIRCTDVL